From Penaeus chinensis breed Huanghai No. 1 chromosome 18, ASM1920278v2, whole genome shotgun sequence, one genomic window encodes:
- the LOC125034660 gene encoding uncharacterized protein LOC125034660: protein MDEQKQILDLMEDRRKANDVNKYKELDKLVKKKCNAAKEEWINKECTEIEMNTNIDSKLLHKKIQEVKGKKATAKTGCLKSKDGAILKEKEDILNRWSEYIEELFHDDRGPPPEISNIDEGPVILEDEVRNAFRKMKSGKAPGPDDIPSELIIALDELAIKAVTNLLNSIHDSGNIPEDMKKSIYIAIPKKPGTVECDQHMNRMRNKILPEISETQFRFMADKGTRNANLMTLMERSTEEAAIRVDHDCSE from the exons atggatgaacaaaaacaaatcctGGACCTAatggaagacagaaggaaagcaAACGATGTAAATAAATACAAGGAACTGGACAAATTGGTAAAGAAGAAATGTAATGCAGCAAAGGAAGAATGGATAAATAAGGAGTGCACTGAAATCGAAATGAACACAAACATCGATAGCAAACTCTTGCACAAAAAGATACaagaagtgaaaggaaagaaagctACAGCGAAAACTGGCTGCCTAAAGTCTAAAGATGGTGCTATTcttaaggaaaaggaggatattcTAAACCGATGGTCTGAATACATTGAGGAGCTCTTTCACGATGACAGAGGCCCACCACCTGAGATTAGTAATATAGATGAAGGACCTGTAATCCTCGAAGATGAAGTACGCAATGCCTTTAGAAagatgaagagtggtaaagcaccAGGACCTGATGACATCCCATCCGAATTGATAATTGCATTAGATGAACTGGCAATTAAGGCGGTTACAAATTTACTGAACAGTATCCACGACTCAGGCAACATCCCAGAGGACATGAAGAAGTCTATATACATTGCAATTCCTAAGAAACCAGGTACAGTCGAATGCGATCAACACATGAACAGAATGAGAAACAAAATACTACCAGAAATATCAGAGACACAATTTAGATTCATGGCTGACAAAGGAACAAGAAATGCAAACTTGATGACTCTCATGGAAAGATCCACCGAG GAAGCAGCCATCAGAGTCGATCATGACTGCAGCGAATAA
- the LOC125034785 gene encoding uncharacterized protein LOC125034785, protein MIILPLLLFLPSLSTAHFGLLANLTNALNDATFTIELGTTACEGFLLNATSALLSGAPLINITFNDFFLSGLTRLQSLEETSPLTRLFNRTSWLSNWADRFGTLNITIGSRWPSWGDRLASFNGTGLFSTILQNKITLLNNTLQSGFFNRPLFNLFSG, encoded by the exons ATGATCATTCTGCCG ctgctcctcttcctcccatcgctCTCCACGGCGCACTTCGGCCTGTTGGCAAACCTGACAAACGCGCTCAACGATGCCACCTTCACAATCGAACTTGGCACCACCGCCTGCGAGGGTTTCCTGCTGAACGCCACGAGTGCCTTGCTAAGTGGCGCTCCTCTCATTAACATCACCTTTAATGACTTCTTCCTCTCCGGACTCACGCGCTTGCAATCGCTTGAAGAGACCAGCCCTCTGACTCGCCTCTTCAACAGAACGAGCTGGCTGTCCAACTGGGCAGACAGATTCGGAACTCTGAACATTACCATTGGTTCTCGCTGGCCAAGCTGGGGAGATCGATTGGCCAGTTTCAACGGGACTGGCCTTTTCTCGACCATCCTGCAGAACAAGATCACTCTGTTAAACAACACACTCCAAAGCGGGTTCTTTAACAGGCCTCTCTTCAACCTTTTCAGTGGTTAA